Proteins from one Bombyx mori chromosome 25, ASM3026992v2 genomic window:
- the LOC101738660 gene encoding peptidyl-prolyl cis-trans isomerase D, with product MLEEVIVSSRPDRVIRKKLKNPGDYTIVPYEDSRCKIKITNLACTNHLGKCEIEPESKVFSTNFDGNVLIGDSDFFIDKDFELILQQMCSGETCEVNMVYRDGSGELVKEISCDVELKEVTEEQLISDWSWERLMEASIHHKEKGVELVKEKRILDAFRRFSKALKMVVAIEPIDPEIIDEEKAVAITDLKVKLYNNLAHCQLQYNEYEAALDLCNRAIKYDPENVKALYRRSLAYTGLEMYVEAWADIQRVLQITPAEKAAVQQSRHLKPIIDRINEDYSSVVKKMFS from the exons ATGCTAGAAGAAGTTATAGTGAGCTCGCGTCCTGATCGGGTTATTcgcaaaaaactaaaaaatccaGGTGACTACACAATAGTTCCTTACGAGGATTCTCGTTGCAAGATCAAAATAACAAACTTAGCTTGCACCAACCATCTCGGGAAATGTGAAATTGAACCAGAAAGCAAAGTTTTCAGCACCAATTTCGACGGTAACGTACTAATTGGcgattcagatttttttattgacaaagaCTTTGAGTTAATCCTGCAGCAGATGTGCAGCGGAGAAACTTGTGAAGTGAACATGGTGTATAGGGATGGTAGTGGAGAGCTGGTGAAAGAGATCTCGTGTGACGTAGAGCTGAAGGAAGTGACTGAAGAGCAGCTCATTAGTGACTGGAGCTGGGAGAGATTGATGGAAGCTTCTATACACCACAAG GAGAAAGGTGTAGAATTAGTGAAAGAGAAGCGAATATTAGATGCATTCAGGAGATTCAGTAAGGCTCTCAAGATGGTTGTAGCCATTGAACCTATCGATCCTGAAATCATTGATGAGGAAAAAGCAGTTGCAATTACAGATCTTAAG GTcaaattatacaataatttagCGCATTGTCAACTTCAATACAATGAATACGAAGCAGCATTAGACCTGTGTAATAGAGCCATTAAATATGACCCAGAAAATGTGAAGGCTCTATATAGAAGATCGCTGGCGTACACCGGCCTGGAGATGTATGTGGAGGCTTGGGCAGACATACAGCGCGTATTACAAATCACACCGGCCGAGAAAGCAGCTGTACAACAATCAAGGCATTTGAAACCGATAATTGATAGGATTAATGAAGATTACAGTAGTGTCGTTAAGAAAATGTTCTCAtga